AAGGATGGGAAGGTCCACAAGGATGGGAAGGTCAGCAATCTTATTTATGCACTAGCCAAAGGACCTGACCACCTAGCTCGTGTTTACAACCGTACAGTTCTGAATGGATACTTCTTTCGGAATTCCGACATAGAGCAGGACTTGAGTACCCAAAATAGTGGCGTCGTAGTCAAGGGCGATGAAGCCACAGGAAATATTGATTATCATGGGGTGATCAAGAAAATCATATTTCTTGACTTTCCACCTGATAAGGAGGTTGTTCTATTCCAGTGTGACTGGTTTGATGCGCCTCCTGCTAATAGAACTCAAAGCAGGGGGTATAAGAATGATAAATATGGAATTATTGACCTTCGCATTACTGCACACCGATTCAAGGAAGACCCTTACATTCTAGGTCTCCAGGCTcaacaggttttctatgtgagagATGTGAAGAACCCTGATTGGGCAAGTGTTATTAAAATGAATCCACACAATTTGTTTGCTCTTTCTGTTTTAAATGGTGTTGGCCTTGATGAAGCTGCTGAAGCCGATGAAGGCGGTGACGCTGACGTACTGGATGTCGTCAATGCGGAAATTATAGTCCCAGAAATTACTGTACCTGAAGAGATCACTAGTTGGTGCAGAAACGATGATGAAGGATCCAGCGTTGATGCTTCTGTCATCAAAAGTATAAAACCTGTTGAGTTTGAAGATGTTCACTCCGAATCTGATGATGATATCGATGATGATGATGCTTACATAAATGATGGCCATGTTGCTCCTTTGGGACAAGAAGAATTGGATGATGACAACGGGTTCTTTTTGTAGTTTCAAATATCTTGGTAAGATTTTCCACATGTTAAGCCATGAATACATATTCCTGGAGTTTGTTCATGTTTATCTATGAGTAGCACCTCCTGAGGTTTAATCTGATGTGAAACATGTTGAAACAAGGCGCACGTGCTTACTCATTTATTGTCGCAAAAGGGAACATAAGCTAGCGGAACCGTCGTGTCTGGTGGCTCACCTATTAGACTCTTGAATTTCAATTATTTAGTCATTTAACAGATCCAGAGCAGTTCATATATGTAGTTACCGTGGATTCATAGCTGGATCAGCCTACTTGTTCACACGTTACAGAAAAGCTTTTATACAAATTCAGTCACATTTTGCATTTGCTGTACGCTTCCCTAACATGTGATGTTGCTGTGTTTTTCTGCTAGCTgacatgccatgtatgccatgtttGGTTCATGTACAATCTTGTGAGGTGCTATTTCATGTGCATGATTATTACGGGGAAGTTTACATGATTATGCATACTCAGTGTTGCTATCCCAGAACTGCACACATGTCTTTTACCTGTAATTTTCAGTGTTTCTTATGATATGACTTTTCGAGTTTGGGATAGAGTTCAGATCTGTCCGGGTTTAAAATAATATGGATCCAACTCTTGAGTTCTTTGCAAATGAAACAGGAAGAAAATGATAAGTTCATGCTGTGCGCTAAGCTGCTGGAGCTGAGTGGATGTGGACGTCTACAATGAGAACGGGAGTTAGGCAAGCCCTGTTGGACCGAAGAACACAGACCTCTTCAATTCAGCTTACTGTGAACATCAGTATGAACCACTAAGCTTCAGGATTCTTTTGGTAGATTATAGTGGTTAATTTGAACAAAGAGATACTCATGCCAACTGCATGGCACCTGAAGCAACCAGTAGTATTTTTCAGAGCTCACAACCACGAGAACTGGGCTTCAGTTTTAATGTTTACTCTGTGATGATGATTACTGGGATGGTTAATCGTGTGAGTTAGGCTCGTTAATTTTAAATTCTCTGCAATAGTCATTATGTGAGTTAGGCTAGCTAGTTAATCAGTTTCATACTTTCGACACATGTAAGATTGAGTTACGGTCAGCTTGACAGGCTTTTGGTATAGTAATAATCTAGGTGAATTCCCTTTGACAAGTTGCATCTCCGGCCTAGGGTATACTACCTAATTGAGTTGTTTCCCTGCTATCAGCTCAAGCAATTGGTAGTTATTTTGAACAGAGACATGCACGCTGTCAGTTAGGCTACTTAATTTCAGGTTTTCAACAGAGAAAGATTCAGTTAGGCTCCTCTAGATCAGCCTCCTAGGTGGATTATTCCCAGAATAAGCTGTTCATTCGTGGATGTAGTGGAAGAAGTAAATCAAGGGATATGGAGTTGGGGACAGAGAGCTAAAACTGCTAGAGATTCTACtgcattctccttcttctttgtttTCTTTAGTTTCTTCGTCTGAATCTAGCTTGTAATCCAAAAGGAAATTTTTTTGAGGTTGTTGTGTTTTGGTGGAACATCTGTAGCTTCTTGGTTTCTTTAATAGAAACTAGCGGAGTGGCCCGCGCATTCGCGCGGCTAGATTTGTGATGAGTTGACTATGTAATTAATTTTATTTTTGGCACTTCATCCATTTTCTTCGTTTGTTTCTATTCTTTATAGATTTCTATAAAATGGTTTAATTCAATGTTTTATGATAATATTTAATACACATTAGATTACTCCTTAAAACTTATTGGACCATTAAATAAATTAAATATGTATAGTCCATTTATTCTATTGTCATCATTTTATAcaaatctccttaacaaatatataTTATTAATAATAATGCATCTACATGCTTGTTGGATGGTTAAATGTGAACATAAATTagttaaaataatatattgttgTCTACAATATTTGCATAGAGAAATAACTACTATATATGCCTTAACATCACTGCAATATTTAAGGTTCGATTCTTTTCATAAAATATACATATACCAATTGCTAGCACATAGAAACGCTTGAAGGTGTAAGATACATGATTGAACTTATCATATCATACCGACTAATTTCAGTAAAGAGATTCAATTttctgtttttcattttttttggggAACCTTGATTCTTCATTTGCTCTAGTATGATATTGATGAATATAAATAAGGGGTATCTGCAGTGAGAAATAACAATAATTATTAGTACTTGAATATAGGAATCGAAATCTACAGACAATAAAGAAATAActttacttgttcactgggtgtaTGTCAAGAAGAAATGGACATCATTACGAAAAATAAAAACCATCATTTTATGGGCCAAGAATTAGATAACCAAGCTTGCACGACAGATTCACCGGACATGCAAGGAAGGTTAAAAAGTGAGAATTTTTTGTAGAAAATTAATCACACGGATAGGAAAAAAAGAGAATAGCATCCAATAACAGCCATTAAATATGAACAACCAAGACCCTTCGGGGCTGACATGCATGCTGAGCAATGTTCTGTGGTCGTCCCCACACACCTTACTAATTAAATTAAACATTACATAATCACCGACTAACTATCAATTTATGAAAGATCACTACCCATTTTGTCCAACTTCCGAACAGTCCTATTATAGCCAACTTGCTGGAACACTTCTAGGCTTCTAGCTGCCCCATGATTATATTAACACGGAGCATACCTACGCCAATTTCCCTAATTTTCTAAAAAATTCTTGTTGTAAGCGATGTGCAGCTTTGTAGGACAGGGAAGTCGATGAATCTGGTCCATGCATGGATAGATGTTGTGCCTATAAAATCACTCGTTAATGGCTCTATAAAAAATTGTCATGGTTGGAGTAAGACCTCTTGCTACCCGGCCTGCGGGCCGAGAAGTTGACACTGTATGGAGGAGTGTGCTTTGCAGCCGGTATGGCTCTCCTTTGTCTTCTAGGCTTGCGTGCACGGCGTCAGCGATGCACGCGCAAGCTTCACGCTTTGTGTCTAGCATCGACCAGAGGCACGGCAACACCTTCTGTGATATGAACGACGATCTTGGCCACCTGGGGGATCTGGGTAGACAATCCTTCACATCGTCATCCACACCGTTATTGCCCACCAAGTTTTCTGGCTGTTCGTGTTCTTGTCCTGTACCCGCGAAGTCGCCGATCAGAAAAAAATCTAGCATCGAGCGGCAGCACGACGCCATCTTCTCTTATTTAGAAAATAAATTCTAGTTAATGCTGGTCATTGCCATTTACTAATCCATGAAAAAAAACATGTTAGTGCACCAAGTCAAAATATTTTGTAAGCTCATATTTTACCTAAATCATAAACTGATGTGATACTTCTAAACAAATGTTGGTCCATACATATATATTTTGAGCAAACTAATAGTATTTACATGGCCTTCCTTCTTATGTTTTATGTTCAACTCAAAGAAAAAGATGAGGATAAAAACTTAACCAAAGCTTACCAGTATCAGTATCCTATTTTTTAAGGTCAAAATCTTACCTCGTGCGATTGATTCGTGGAGTCTGCATCAACTCTTACAATAATGTTGTAGAGCATGCATGGACCTGAGACTCATTACTTGCCATGATGATTTTGTATGTGTATAAGTTGTTAAAAATTCATCTCATACAACGTAAATCAAGAAAAATATATTGTAGCAGCTCCATCTAGAACGTAAAAAAATATGTGAGTTTCAGTACATCactaaataaaaacaaaaaatccaAACCTGTAATTGAGCGCCACCATTTGCGAATTCAGTCAAAGAGCCGATGCCTTTGTGTCCCCCGCTGCCCATCTGGCAGCTATCATCCGATGCCTTTCTGGCCCATAGGCTTGGTCGAGTGCTCCAGGGTGTCTGATGCATGCACGGAGGCTGGGACCAGAGGTCACGGCACTTGGTCTCGCCGGCTTTGCTGATTTGCAGGGTAAGAAGTGATTGCCTGCCACGCCCCTAAGAAAGGAAACCGCTCCGTTGTGGCAAGACACATCAGGCATGATAATCAGTCCACGACATTGTCATATACTAACAATTAACAAAACCACTATATGAGTATAAAAGGACAATCACTTTCTTTCTAGAATCCTAGGAGAACTGGCAGGTAATCTTCCAAAGCCAGCAAAGTGCTCTTATTGAGATTGGCTTCAAGGCGGCCACTGATTCAACCCTTTCGGTTATACCATGACAGGGTCTCCACCGTGCTCTTGTGGAGCAGTCCCGATGATTACCAAAACTCTAGCCATCTGCAATTAATTACCCATCATCAACGATCTTCAAGGACCAATAGTACGTACCATCTGTCGACCGCTGCTGCCTTTAAATAGAAGCCGATCAAACTGTCATGGTTTACCTTTGTCGACATGCGGATGGCTTGCTCGTGGAAGCTAATGACCACCTGAGCTATCACGGGATGGAGACATAATTAATTGATCTGGTCACACATATATGTACAGAACATGTTGTTCCTAGTCTGGATCGGACTTTCATCAACCTGCTCAATCCCAAACTGTTGCAGATGTGTTGGACGACGAACCAAGACGGGAAGACAACAGTTACGGTGAGACCATGGAGATCAGACTTGGAGTCCTCGTGCTGCTCCTGAAGCGATTCGAACTCCACCGAAACCCAGCCGGACTTCGGAGGTTGTTGTTGGCGCGACAACGGACCAAGACGGGAAGACAACAGTTACACTGAGACCATGGAGATCAGCCAGATTCGAACGGCTCCGCTGACATGTTGTGCGGCTTGTGTGTAGGCGGATCCGTTTTAGCTGGAATTTGAACACAGACCTAGCACAGCCATGCGGAGCGGCGGCGATAGCAGGCTGGCGGTGGCAGATCGGATTTGGAGATGTGTTTTCGTCTCTGTTTCCTTGAGAAGATAGACGTGGGATAGAACCCTAGAATGTCATTTATACGCGCATAGGCGATTGGAGAGTTAATCTTGGCCATTCTTCTTTATTTACTTACACCTTGCTAATCTAAGCCGTTGGTTGTCTtgtgttttaattatataatagatcgAGGCGTGTAGACTAGTACAAAATATTTTTGCTTCCAATAGTTAACACCAAACAATAGTGGAGTAGTTGGTAGTACGTGCGTCCGCGATGTGCATATCCCAGGTTCAAGGTTCGAATCTTTCCTTTTGCAAATAAATTTTTCCGCTCAGCATAAAATTAATCAATCAACATATCATTAATTTGCCGCCCAGAAGAATAAAATTAATCAGTCAACATATCATTATACCATAATAATATAAGACACACCTCTTTAATCAGATTTCAATAAAAATGCACTAACACATGGAAAATTCACAATATGCAATGATTATTACAACATAATGGAGTTGAGGCAAAATATTCACTATTACCATGAAATACATATTTTGTGGTAATACGAGGCTGACCTTTTGCAACGATGTGAGCACCAAACGCAACATGGAAATTATGTTGCAATATATGTGCGTATATTTCCACGAATACATTTTTTGTTGCATTACCTAGCCTCTATTGCAACAACATGCCCAACTTATGCCACGAACAGTAATTGTCGCAATATCACCACCTTAATACCACGACACCGTGTTTTGTTGTAATATGCATCCTCTATTGCAACAAAAAGGGAAATTAATGCAACGAAACTAAATTGTGGCAAAATACAGGGGTTATTGCCACAAACCGTCATTTGGTGGCAATATTACGTTTTATTGCAACAAAAAAAGGTCGTGGCAATAAATATTGTTGCAATAGACCGGAATTCTTGTAgtgaaacttatttacttatgctatgcataccaaaatttaagaaaggactattagggttcatacccatgccataactcgtatggtgtcatttcaacggatcatgatgatgctctattcagtgtaaaagcggtagtctctaaaggataatccacaaaaatataatggctttattttattttatctcatcattaatccaacaaggtttggatacgtctctcggatactgcaTCATCACTATgacactccaagaaacgtgagttgtagaacaacttaataactcttttagatgttcgctaaaactcgtaattcaaatattcccactatgatccaatcatagatatttgacttttctattacgatgatttccacttcatgctgaaatttatatggatccattcaaatgtttcaaacttcttccttattgaatatatccacatatatatactcaattcattgttggaagttttcatgaagtagaagaatctcccgcacacaactatgcccagtgagctacatacatcatcatgtatgttttcactaagttagttgcccattcaactctttggcctatgaacggtatttcagtcattacttttagaaaagattttgcaagcgccaaatgattcaaaaatcaaatgactccaaaaatccatttgcatggagttccttcatgcgttcctttctaacatgacctaaatggcggttccacaaataagtggaattcaaatcatttaccttatggcattttagcgtcagtgttatgtatgtgtgtttcaccattaagatttataataacttatccatcgtacatggagtaatgtcataatttgaacaactcattgtttttcatTTTGACtagaacaaaataacaattattaagttctttattataaattctaagggctagatagaatgccaatgatgaacataataacactttatttttgttccagacgtgcatacctatcatattccttgtcagtcacttaggccatttgtattcttgtattgcgttgttttgtatgacacttcataccaaccaatatggtacaaatacccaagaatttcattgtgtgaccaaacgaggaatacatccataacatgtatatcatttatatacacctgagctagactttctagtcttttctttctttctgccaataatcttttgtagtttctcttttagttttcctcattattcagaaaaacacttcaacatcaataacttctaggtttgttggtcaaataccaataaccttgaggttcttactttgaagttgatcatcatatgacaagtgttccggatttcactattagtaaccttttattatgatgaacaatttcactcataattttatccatcatatcatgacgacttttcgagaccatgtctgtacatgctaggatcgtaaagtttaaccttagtattcgcatatgcaaatctagcttgcacccgttgtatgcacacgtagaatctataacacccgatcatcacgtgatgcttcgaaatgacgagtcttagcaacggtgcatactaaggacgataacttcatggatatgcgaatatcgttagtgccccaatagttgcaggattgtgacgcctggcgtcttcaaccttcatacattcccattaaacttatgagtttatgtagtctcaccaaattatattctatcatcttgcaataaggtcttagatatcacatatatctcataccttgattatttctgaaaactaaattttcagctccttacttttcaaacagatttgaacttcaagtttcacggagacaagatgactttaggtactaattaaaaccatagctctttgaatcaacaatgtgaggtttactaaaagttttgcaaataggacttaatcatttcttgattctttaacaatacggtaccagtccgtaaagtttcttgtcagattttaacagtatttctatctcaataacaagactagcgcatggtagaaaaacggatgccaatactacaaaattaattcaaaatactactcagactatgtttatgataattagttcatgttttaatctaattactaatgaactcccacttaatacaacatccctcatagttgttaagtggtacacgatccaaatccactacaccaaaaccgatcatcacgtgagatgatgtagcttcaatggtgaacatcaacatgttgatcatatcatccatatgactcgtgttcaacctttcggtttccgttgtcccgaggccatgtctgtacatgctaggctcgtcaagcaaacccaagtattccgcgtgtgcaacattgcttacacccgttgtatatgaacgttgagtctatcacatccgatcatcacgagatgcttcgaaacgatgaactgttacaacggtgcatacgaggggag
This region of Lolium perenne isolate Kyuss_39 chromosome 2, Kyuss_2.0, whole genome shotgun sequence genomic DNA includes:
- the LOC127330258 gene encoding uncharacterized protein, encoding MPDGYASHIKQCVVLDQCKITGLKTHDCHVIFQKLLPIALRKLLPENVLNPLLQLSKFFSDLCSKELKDEDLVKLSETIPETLCQLEMIFPPAFFDIMMHLPIHLAEEARLGGPVLYRWMYPIERYLRTLKGYVRNKAHPEGSIAEGYILEECMTFCSRFVDGMPTKISQSERHEDGRADQPPTGITIMSTVDYSKKGFALEQLSLAEVNDMRHFILTNCGDTAPWAREHLEELKRNNSRNPDKQHRQEFVGWFERRITELHKDGKVHKDGKVSNLIYALAKGPDHLARVYNRTVLNGYFFRNSDIEQDLSTQNSGVVVKGDEATGNIDYHGVIKKIIFLDFPPDKEVVLFQCDWFDAPPANRTQSRGYKNDKYGIIDLRITAHRFKEDPYILGLQAQQVFYVRDVKNPDWASVIKMNPHNLFALSVLNGVGLDEAAEADEGGDADVLDVVNAEIIVPEITVPEEITSWCRNDDEGSSVDASVIKSIKPVEFEDVHSESDDDIDDDDAYINDGHVAPLGQEELDDDNGFFL